In Synechococcus sp. Nb3U1, one DNA window encodes the following:
- a CDS encoding ABC transporter substrate-binding protein has translation MVPSRPSELSPTTSALSRRQLLKVGAAALGGSLLAAGGAQAQRKSSPTLLVAQGSGLDRVSYATNWYAQAEHGGFYQAVATGIYREHGLDVTVQMGGPGINITQILAGGAADFAMGGSAGVINAVKEGIPLVCVAAMFQKDPQIIMAHPGTERFEDLKGRPIFVSRGAFAGYWPYLKSRFGFTDEQTRPYNFNPGPFLADPTSAQQGYLTSEPFAIQREGGFEPVVFLLADLGYSPYSTTIETRHQLVETNPDLVERFVDASIKGWYSFLEDPRPAYTLIKRDNPEMTDAQLAYSFEKLQEYGIIKSGDALEKGIGAMTDERWQDFFDSMTVAGVFEPTINYQAAYTLDFVNKGTAYYTA, from the coding sequence ATGGTTCCATCTCGTCCATCTGAATTGTCACCAACCACCAGCGCTTTGAGCCGTCGTCAGCTCCTGAAAGTGGGGGCAGCAGCCTTGGGTGGTAGCCTGTTGGCCGCTGGTGGCGCTCAAGCTCAACGCAAATCTTCCCCCACCTTGCTTGTGGCGCAGGGATCCGGGCTGGATCGGGTGAGCTATGCTACCAACTGGTATGCCCAAGCGGAACATGGCGGCTTTTATCAGGCGGTGGCCACCGGCATCTACCGGGAGCACGGGTTGGATGTGACGGTACAAATGGGCGGCCCTGGCATCAACATCACCCAGATTTTGGCGGGCGGCGCAGCTGACTTCGCCATGGGTGGGAGCGCTGGGGTGATCAACGCCGTCAAGGAGGGGATCCCTTTGGTATGTGTGGCGGCCATGTTCCAGAAAGATCCGCAGATCATCATGGCCCATCCCGGCACCGAGCGGTTTGAGGATCTCAAGGGCCGACCGATTTTCGTCTCGCGGGGGGCCTTCGCCGGTTATTGGCCCTACCTCAAATCTCGGTTTGGTTTTACCGACGAGCAAACCCGCCCTTACAACTTCAATCCCGGCCCCTTCTTGGCGGATCCCACCTCTGCCCAACAGGGTTACCTCACTTCTGAGCCCTTTGCCATTCAGCGGGAAGGGGGGTTTGAGCCCGTGGTCTTCTTGTTGGCGGATTTGGGCTACAGTCCTTACTCCACCACCATCGAAACTCGTCACCAACTGGTGGAAACCAACCCCGACTTGGTGGAGCGCTTTGTGGATGCTTCTATCAAGGGCTGGTACAGCTTCCTGGAGGATCCTCGCCCAGCCTATACCCTGATCAAACGGGATAACCCGGAAATGACCGATGCTCAATTGGCCTACAGCTTCGAGAAGTTGCAGGAGTACGGCATCATCAAGTCTGGCGATGCGCTGGAGAAGGGCATTGGCGCCATGACCGATGAGCGCTGGCAAGACTTCTTTGACAGCATGACGGTGGCCGGGGTGTTTGAGCCAACCATCAACTACCAGGCGGCCTACACCCTGGACTTTGTGAATAAGGGCACCGCCTACTACACTGCCTGA
- a CDS encoding FHA domain-containing protein, whose protein sequence is MPTSILTMSQSATTAAPYVLLKEPDGGQRKHILAGATAWTLGRDEDNAIVLRDPSVSRQHALLQYLDDNSIYLIDLGSRNGSFVNNRRVSIPTLLQDGDQLTLGQSEIEFRGGSLVSPEPSPLVGSKQSDTLVLQTRWLISVAVVDVRGYGQLTQQLDERLLSQVMGDWFRRGGDIIQQYGGTVDKYIGDAIMAVWFHAPQANTAPFGAGQLEAHPDVKSVLRALVKLFQMTEQLNREFPLPSPIRLGAGVNTGSAIVRQVGNNTRQEYTALGDTVNLAFRIESSTRTLNADLAISQDSYACLVKQLGQPASCFLQQAVELKGYAEHHQVYHCDMGSLQAVLSA, encoded by the coding sequence GTGCCCACGAGTATCTTAACCATGAGCCAATCTGCCACCACTGCTGCTCCCTATGTGCTTTTAAAAGAGCCGGATGGCGGCCAGAGGAAACACATTTTGGCTGGGGCTACGGCTTGGACGTTGGGCCGGGATGAAGATAATGCCATTGTACTGAGGGATCCCAGCGTTTCTCGCCAACATGCTCTACTGCAGTACCTAGACGACAACAGCATCTATCTCATCGATCTGGGCAGCCGTAACGGATCTTTTGTCAACAACCGCCGTGTTAGCATTCCCACCCTCCTTCAAGACGGGGATCAACTTACCCTCGGGCAATCGGAGATCGAGTTTCGCGGCGGATCCCTGGTCAGTCCAGAACCCAGCCCACTGGTGGGATCCAAGCAATCCGACACCCTAGTCTTACAAACCCGCTGGCTGATCTCGGTGGCGGTGGTGGATGTGCGGGGCTATGGACAACTGACCCAACAGCTAGACGAACGGCTGCTTTCTCAAGTGATGGGGGATTGGTTCCGGCGCGGGGGCGACATCATCCAACAGTATGGGGGTACCGTCGATAAATACATTGGTGATGCGATTATGGCGGTTTGGTTTCATGCTCCGCAGGCCAATACCGCTCCATTTGGGGCTGGACAGCTAGAGGCGCACCCGGATGTGAAGTCCGTGTTGCGGGCGTTGGTAAAGCTTTTTCAGATGACTGAGCAACTCAACCGTGAGTTTCCGCTGCCTTCCCCAATTCGCCTGGGGGCTGGAGTCAATACCGGTTCGGCGATTGTGCGTCAGGTGGGCAACAACACTCGTCAGGAATACACCGCCCTAGGGGATACGGTCAATTTGGCCTTTCGCATCGAAAGTTCCACCCGCACCCTCAATGCCGATTTGGCAATTAGCCAGGATAGCTATGCCTGTTTGGTCAAACAACTGGGGCAGCCCGCTTCCTGTTTCTTGCAACAGGCGGTGGAGCTGAAGGGGTATGCCGAACATCACCAGGTGTATCACTGCGATATGGGTTCTTTACAGGCTGTGCTGAGTGCATAA
- the hpxZ gene encoding oxalurate catabolism protein HpxZ yields MTVVNRPEVVAELTELYQQYETALTSNDVPAMTRLFWDGPQVVRFGVGENLYGGEEIEAFRKQRPAMNLAREMLRLQVVTFGEDCGSVTLEFRRPVNGIPRLGRQSQMWYKFPDIGWKIVSAHVSFLPEGS; encoded by the coding sequence ATGACTGTGGTGAATCGTCCCGAGGTGGTGGCAGAGTTAACGGAACTCTATCAGCAGTACGAAACAGCCCTGACCAGCAATGATGTGCCCGCCATGACCCGTCTGTTTTGGGACGGGCCGCAGGTGGTGCGCTTCGGGGTCGGAGAGAACCTCTACGGGGGGGAAGAAATCGAGGCTTTTCGCAAACAGCGCCCTGCCATGAATTTAGCCCGTGAAATGCTGCGTTTGCAGGTGGTTACGTTTGGGGAGGATTGTGGCTCGGTCACCCTAGAATTTCGTCGTCCAGTGAACGGGATCCCGCGTTTGGGCCGCCAAAGCCAGATGTGGTACAAATTTCCCGATATTGGCTGGAAGATTGTTTCTGCCCATGTTTCTTTTCTGCCCGAGGGATCCTAG
- a CDS encoding ATP-dependent 6-phosphofructokinase, giving the protein MPKRKRIGILTSGGDCGGLNAVTRAVVRRARDYDMEVFGIKDATAGLMARPVEAELLDVKRVSGILRYGGTILGTVNKGNPFAFPMPDGSLADRSAEVIEGYHRLGLDALIGVGGDGSLAILRKLALQGNWNFVGVPKTIDNDVGATEYSVGFNTALSVAVEALDQLTYTAISHSRVMVMEVMGRDAGHIAISAGIAGGAHVILIPEIPYTLEKVCRKIIDRKERGNNFSIVVVAEAVKTESGEPVTYTNSLGQCLYGGIGQYIGNEIALRTGIETRVMILGHLQRGGTPSPLDRLLGAAFGVAAVDLIARGQFDHMVAWQNRRVVAVPLVEAIAQYRGVEVDGVLVATAMGLNTYVGELDPIFFPTLGPS; this is encoded by the coding sequence ATGCCAAAGCGTAAACGAATCGGGATCCTCACCAGCGGCGGCGACTGTGGCGGCCTCAATGCGGTGACTCGGGCGGTGGTACGACGGGCACGGGATTATGATATGGAGGTTTTCGGCATCAAAGATGCGACCGCAGGACTCATGGCTCGTCCAGTCGAGGCGGAACTGCTGGATGTAAAGCGGGTATCGGGCATTTTGCGCTATGGCGGCACAATCCTGGGTACCGTCAACAAGGGCAACCCTTTCGCCTTTCCCATGCCCGATGGTAGCCTGGCGGATCGCTCCGCAGAAGTGATCGAGGGCTATCACCGGCTGGGGTTGGATGCGCTAATTGGGGTGGGCGGGGATGGTAGCTTGGCTATCCTGCGCAAACTGGCTTTACAGGGGAATTGGAACTTTGTTGGCGTACCCAAAACCATCGACAACGATGTCGGCGCTACAGAGTATTCCGTCGGGTTCAACACCGCTCTGAGCGTGGCTGTAGAGGCACTAGATCAACTCACCTATACCGCCATTAGCCACAGCCGTGTCATGGTCATGGAGGTGATGGGGCGAGACGCTGGTCACATTGCTATCAGTGCCGGAATTGCTGGTGGAGCCCATGTCATTTTGATCCCAGAGATTCCTTATACCTTGGAGAAGGTCTGTAGAAAGATCATCGACCGTAAAGAACGGGGCAATAATTTCAGCATTGTGGTGGTGGCGGAGGCAGTTAAAACTGAATCTGGCGAACCTGTCACCTATACCAATAGCTTGGGGCAGTGTCTCTACGGTGGCATTGGTCAGTATATTGGCAATGAGATCGCCCTGCGCACGGGCATTGAAACCCGAGTGATGATCCTGGGCCATTTGCAGCGGGGGGGAACCCCCTCTCCTTTGGATCGGCTGCTGGGGGCAGCCTTTGGGGTGGCGGCAGTGGATTTGATCGCCCGTGGGCAATTTGACCACATGGTGGCCTGGCAAAATCGGCGTGTGGTGGCTGTCCCTTTGGTGGAGGCGATAGCCCAATATCGAGGCGTAGAGGTGGATGGCGTTTTGGTGGCGACGGCGATGGGTCTCAATACTTATGTCGGCGAGTTGGACCCAATCTTTTTCCCAACCCTTGGCCCTAGCTAG